Proteins from a single region of Flavobacterium sp. YJ01:
- a CDS encoding IS3 family transposase — MKHYERTFKENAVKLSYEQGKGQIAGFARELGIAPDYLYKWRQDFEKYGKGSFCGCGHPKMTPEQAVITSLEKKIKDSKITLEILKKGTRYVSQGKIMTKNFIENNKSQYSIQKICAVLEVSETTYYRRKKQEITDTEARVILLKQEITSIFYEFEKGYGSTKITKELQSRGFKIKNSSVKFYMRTLGLRSIAKRNYKVTTDSYHNNYVVPNVLNREFRVSEPDVAWVSDITYIQTTKGFLYLTIIMDLFNRKIIGWSLSTKMSTKATILPAWNMAVANRKITKKLIFHSDRGVQYANKIFTSKLESYKCVTRSMSRKQNHNDNSVSESFFGSFKRELINRNKLLPRKQMRVEVQEYIENWYNRKRRHSFLGYKTIEEFDKIHLR; from the coding sequence ATGAAACACTATGAACGTACTTTCAAAGAGAATGCGGTTAAATTAAGTTATGAGCAAGGAAAAGGGCAGATTGCAGGTTTTGCAAGAGAGCTGGGAATAGCTCCTGATTACCTATACAAATGGAGACAAGACTTTGAAAAATATGGTAAAGGCAGTTTCTGCGGATGTGGCCATCCAAAAATGACTCCTGAACAAGCAGTCATTACCAGTCTTGAAAAAAAAATTAAAGATTCAAAGATTACGCTGGAAATTTTAAAAAAAGGAACCAGATATGTTTCGCAAGGAAAAATAATGACTAAAAATTTCATTGAAAACAATAAATCACAATATTCGATTCAAAAAATATGTGCCGTGTTAGAAGTATCGGAAACAACATATTATAGAAGAAAAAAGCAGGAGATTACAGATACAGAGGCCAGGGTAATTTTATTAAAACAGGAAATTACATCCATATTTTATGAATTTGAAAAAGGCTATGGAAGCACTAAAATTACAAAGGAACTTCAAAGCAGAGGATTTAAAATAAAAAACTCTTCAGTAAAATTTTATATGAGAACGCTGGGTTTGCGTAGCATCGCTAAAAGAAATTATAAAGTGACAACTGACTCATATCATAATAACTATGTAGTTCCAAATGTATTAAATAGAGAATTTAGGGTCAGTGAGCCTGATGTAGCTTGGGTTTCAGACATTACATATATACAGACAACCAAAGGCTTTTTATATCTTACTATTATTATGGATTTATTTAACAGGAAAATCATAGGATGGAGTTTAAGCACTAAAATGAGCACAAAAGCAACAATTTTACCTGCATGGAATATGGCAGTTGCCAACAGAAAAATCACAAAAAAATTAATATTCCATTCTGATAGAGGTGTCCAATACGCCAACAAAATTTTCACTAGCAAATTAGAATCTTATAAGTGTGTAACACGTAGTATGAGTCGTAAGCAAAATCATAATGATAATTCTGTGTCCGAAAGCTTTTTTGGGTCATTCAAAAGGGAATTAATTAATCGAAACAAACTTCTGCCGAGAAAACAGATGAGAGTTGAGGTACAGGAATACATTGAAAATTGGTATAACAGAAAGAGAAGACATTCATTTTTAGGCTATAAAACCATCGAAGAATTTGATAAAATACATTTAAGATAA
- a CDS encoding IS3 family transposase, with the protein MKAIQMGSELGVRKASRELGIESSHISRWRREFLKYGEASFCGTGKCRLTLEEKLFSKKQRKLKRELKESLIKIEIFKKGYKYVSQGRLMTYHFIENNVQKYTLKKICKVFGVSRNAYIRWKSQVLSPTESRTNLLKKEITSIFFEYKKIYGSRRITAELRSRGFTISDRQVCSHMSELGLVSKLRGNYKFKNVSHSNPYIFPNILDQQFTVEEPSKTWISGISRIQTTEGLLFLTIIMDLFDRKIIGWSLSNGLTVRETTMPAWAMAVKNRKAKAGLLFHSDRSAQYANKIFTRKLNSYKFIRGSMNRKGNHSDNSVCESYFVSLKSKLADLNVLLNKEQMVEKISECLK; encoded by the coding sequence GTGAAAGCTATTCAAATGGGCTCCGAATTGGGCGTGAGAAAAGCTTCAAGAGAACTTGGTATAGAGTCATCTCATATAAGTAGATGGCGACGGGAGTTTCTTAAATATGGAGAGGCAAGCTTCTGCGGAACAGGAAAGTGCAGGCTTACTCTCGAAGAAAAACTATTTTCCAAAAAACAAAGAAAACTAAAAAGAGAGCTTAAAGAATCATTAATTAAAATTGAGATTTTTAAAAAAGGGTATAAATATGTTTCTCAGGGAAGACTGATGACTTATCATTTTATTGAAAACAATGTACAGAAATATACACTCAAAAAAATATGCAAAGTTTTTGGAGTTAGCAGAAATGCATATATTAGATGGAAAAGTCAGGTACTTTCTCCGACAGAAAGTAGAACAAATTTATTAAAGAAAGAAATAACTTCAATCTTTTTTGAATACAAAAAAATTTATGGTAGCAGGAGAATTACTGCAGAATTACGAAGTCGAGGCTTTACGATTTCAGACCGGCAAGTTTGCAGTCATATGAGCGAACTAGGTCTGGTCAGCAAGCTGAGAGGGAATTATAAGTTCAAAAATGTTTCGCATTCTAATCCTTATATTTTTCCTAATATTTTAGATCAACAATTCACGGTTGAAGAGCCTTCCAAAACTTGGATTTCAGGAATAAGTCGCATCCAAACGACGGAAGGACTTTTGTTTTTAACTATTATCATGGATTTGTTTGACAGGAAAATTATAGGCTGGAGCTTGAGCAATGGATTGACCGTCAGAGAAACCACAATGCCAGCTTGGGCAATGGCGGTTAAAAACCGGAAAGCAAAAGCAGGTTTGCTATTTCATTCTGACAGATCAGCTCAATACGCAAACAAGATATTTACCCGGAAATTAAACTCCTATAAGTTTATTAGAGGAAGCATGAATCGAAAAGGAAATCATTCTGACAATTCTGTGTGCGAAAGCTATTTTGTTTCCCTTAAATCTAAACTGGCCGATTTAAATGTGCTTTTAAATAAAGAACAGATGGTAGAGAAAATATCTGAATGCCTTAAATAA